One window from the genome of Pieris napi chromosome 12, ilPieNapi1.2, whole genome shotgun sequence encodes:
- the LOC125054865 gene encoding Krueppel-like factor 9, giving the protein MLSQQKFSKLFRPWDVSENDERIKIINGDNIKTTRPKQTLHEKRENRLRKIRGIFKKSDGNVHQDCTVSTTTEDSEDIKPIFLDNQSPVQSLTQCCDRLLDEPAKSPKSDVKPTTKHEETYTAYPLLPNTYPGYTPEYLSTDIAQTLGIPPTDPLLIESLAQGYAMELEYARILQQENEAKLMNARKQRPKKYKCPHCNVGFSNNGQLKGHVRIHTGERPFKCDEKDCGKTFTRNEELTRHKRIHSGVRPYPCQTCGKKFGRRDHLKKHTRTHFVQAERMLPVFVPLSAMPSIGGFPYLYGY; this is encoded by the coding sequence ATGCTGTCTCAACAGAAATTTTCCAAGCTTTTTAGACCTTGGGATGTCAGTGAAAATGATGAAAGaattaagataataaatggtgataatataaaaactacgagaccaaaacaaacattacatgAAAAGCGTGAAAATCGTTTGAGGAAAATTCGtggcatttttaaaaaaagcgaCGGCAATGTTCACCAAGATTGCACAGTTTCAACGACAACCGAAGATTCAGAAGATATAAAGCCGATATTTTTAGACAATCAGTCCCCAGTACAGAGCCTCACTCAATGTTGCGACAGGCTTTTAGACGAACCCGCAAAGAGTCCAAAAAGTGACGTTAAACCTACAACAAAACATGAGGAAACATATACTGCGTACCCCCTTCTACCTAACACATATCCGGGCTATACACCAGAATACCTTTCTACCGATATCGCCCAGACACTTGGGATCCCGCCAACAGACCCATTACTCATAGAATCACTTGCTCAAGGGTATGCAATGGAACTAGAATACGCAAGAATCCTTCAACAAGAGAATGAAGCGAAGCTTATGAATGCCCGTAAACAACGcccaaagaaatataaatgtccTCACTGCAATGTGGGCTTCTCCAACAACGGCCAGTTAAAAGGCCACGTAAGGATACACACGGGGGAAAGACCATTTAAATGTGATGAAAAGGATTGTGGGAAGACGTTTACAAGAAATGAAGAACTGACACGGCACAAGCGTATTCATTCCGGAGTCAGGCCCTATCCATGTCAGACTTGCGGTAAGAAATTCGGAAGACGGGACCATTTAAAGAAGCACACGAGGACCCATTTTGTACAAGCAGAGAGAATGCTGCCAGTCTTCGTTCCTCTTTCTGCCATGCCCAGTATTGGTGGTTTTCCTTATTTGTATGGATATTAA